The following proteins are co-located in the Calliphora vicina chromosome 2, idCalVici1.1, whole genome shotgun sequence genome:
- the LOC135950608 gene encoding uncharacterized protein LOC135950608 encodes MLRIIRIEYWINRLKRLVRTIVNRCKRCVLDRKRACTQLMAALTPERTDLDRPFTTTGFDLAGPFDMKNLNEVTSDLSTDTFLAAFNRFISRRGCPHTIFSDNGTNFVGASRELEREFKTFLLESKSRICSTFGINGLSWRFIPAGAPHMGGLWEAGVRSFKLHFRKDAHSGKYTFEELSTVLDRIEACLNSRPLCPMNDYPNEIVALTLGHFLIGSPILAPPEPSIYDSPLSLLNRYRKVKALTHHFCRPWKEEYLSGLHKRYKWKYPERI; translated from the exons ATGCTAAGGATAATAAGAATCGAATATTGGATTAATCGTTTAAAGAGACTTGTTAGAACTATTGTTAATCGCTGTAAGCGATGCGTGTTGGATCGTAAACGCGCTTGCACTCAACTAATGGCTGCCTTAACCCCAGAACGGACAGACTTGGATCGACCATTCACAACAACAGGATTTGATTTAGCTGGCCCCTTCGATATGAAAAATTTGAATG AAGTAACTTCAGATTTATCAACAGATACATTTTTAGCGGCATTTAATCGATTTATTTCGAGACGCGGTTGTCCACATACGATCTTTTCGGATAACGGGACGAATTTCGTAGGTGCTTCTCGTGAATTGGAGAGAGAATTTAAAACCTTTTTATTAGAAAGTAAGTCTAGGATTTGTTCGACATTTGGCATCAACGGCCTTTCATGGCGTTTTATTCCCGCTGGTGCTCCCCATATGGGAGGTTTGTGGGAAGCGGGAGTTCGAAGCTTTAAACTACACTTTCGTAAAGATGCACATTCCGGTAAATATACCTTTGAGGAACTTTCTACTGTCCTCGATAGAATTGAGGCATGTCTAAATTCTCGACCCTTATGCCCTATGAATGATTATCCTAATGAGATAGTGGCTCTTACACTAGGTCATTTCTTAATAGGGTCTCCTATACTAGCTCCACCTGAACCGTCAATTTATGACTCGCCGCTTAGTCTTCTAAATCGTTATAGGAAAGTTAAGGCACTGACTCATCACTTTTGTCGTCCATGGAAAGAAGAGTACTTGTCAGGTCTTCACAAACGATATAAGTGGAAATATCCAGAACGCATCTGA
- the LOC135950609 gene encoding uncharacterized protein LOC135950609: protein MSTYNLRSSAATQDPPITRAASVPDFVNDNDQDLNTTIIEPMHTTPISADNDQLCAIMAGINDLARGVSERRRDIDLLRSHIQQHPPRFGGQSGLDLPHQEPFQFEGQSGQNIQCPSITNLGQNMPMETSPNLRPNYNSCKIYDLPVFSGKPEEWPLFYANFKDSTNEFDYSYRHNLMRLQKCLVGDAKEAVASLLIYPKDVPKVIEELEFRFGRPDLLVRSQLQMIQQFPSVSAKRLDQIITFATKVRNVVAFLNSANCSHHLLNSTLLEELVSKLPLDKQYEWARSSMSIKPYPTVADFSNWVGELAKVISVMGVNVPHANQTRPLMLIEHQKQKQNLKCYLCNGQHAIYKCQKFTEELPISVRWDKVKELKLCFCCLKKGHGSSNCRFKKACGINNCKRPHHPTLHEDKPVPSSAVEETQPLLNCRSHHIEASKLFKIIPIKIFGPVSCFKGFAIFDEGSSISLMDENISKQLGLKGQPSQLTLQWYGDNVITEKSYKVSCEIEGVSEPKIRFSLKNVYTVGKLNLPMQSFRKSSCPHLKEIPIDDYENAIPVLLLGLDNIHLAIPTAIKEAGESNPIAVKTKLGWVAYGPTSMTSSRSPTVLHIHQTNELQEIHDMVGEYFATENFGTNANTKLLLSDEDQIGRSIMENTIKRVGERFEIGLLWKKYPPELPPSYTMAQKRLYTIEKKMQQDKKFAQKYIAEIEKYLQKGYARMLSTEEIANKEYPIWYLPHFGVVNPHKPEKLRVVFDAAAKTADISLNSSLVRGPEQTKPLLSILLKFREGVIAVAADIREMFSQVIIREEDQHAQRFLWRNGDVNKPIQQYAMVSMTFGAVCSPCCAEFVKNQNAKEFSHMFPEAVDAIIDKHYVDDFVCSFDNEDYAIRLCKEVVQIHSKAGFELRGFVSNCKNLETAMNPVTCNELNEVSMEKQATTDKILGMFWNKHDDTFEFKTKFLNLNPDVYNGVRVPTKREMLKIAMAVFDPFGLIADFLLHSKLLVQTCWKANIGWDDPIPEILHKKFNAWWDEFKEVRNFKIPRCLSPILHKSLNIQLHVFVDASQDAFAAVCYLRILHESVINVSFIIGKIRCAPKKLMSIPRLELQAAVLGVRLSKVVTEERRFKAFVSHRVAEILENSLPTQWKWIPTNLNAADAGTRPKYPPKFIQNSLWITGPAFLYEEESCWPNNEVECPDLLQDEVKPCLFATTNNNNTVIQFSRFSSYTKLKRCVAWVLRFIKSIHSTDDLRADEITSADIIICRLVQSECYQNELKYLQKLQAVPKSSTIHSLVPYLDENSLLRVNGRLDEAFLPLNARRPIILPQKHYVSELIMMHYHIKNHHQNMSVTINELRQRYWIPHIKSVFKKVVKKCYVCKYDNAKPTQPLMGTLPPDRVTPFTRPFSYTGVDLFGPFNVAIGRRKEKRWAVIFPCLTTRGAHIELAENLSAEAFILCFRNFVNRRGTPVRIRSDNGTNFIASQKLLKKEVRLLNIDEITKEATKHNIEWIFNCPANPSSGGCWERLIRIVKRLLLKTLRDSTPRLETLRSVLIEAENIINSRPLTEIPVSSEDAEPITPNHFLLGCLNTTQTPITNEENICLRKQWRIAQNLKDRLWKRWVTEFLPQLMQRPKWKNAVSPIQIDDIVLILDSSQPRHQWLKGRVLKTYPSKDGQVRFADIKTKNGVTRRPATKLAVLNLSSGEPIAGSRRGEC, encoded by the exons atgtCAACATACAATTTAAGAAGTAGTGCAGCCACACAAGACCCCCCTATAACTCGAGCAGCTAGTGTTCCGGACTTCGTTAATGACAATGATCAAGATTTAAATACAACCATTATTGAGCCAATGCATACAACGCCAATATCTGCCGATAATGATCAATTATGTGCAATAATGGCTGGTATTAACGATTTAGCCAGAGGTGTTTCTGAAAGACGACGAGACATCGATTTACTAAGAAGTCATATACAACAACATCCGCCAAGATTTGGTGGCCAATCTGGATTAGATTTGCCACATCAAGAGCCTTTCCAATTTGAAGGTCAATCGGGACAAAATATACAATGCCCATCTATAACTAATCTTGGACAAAATATGCCAATGGAAACTTCTCCAAATTTGCGTCCAAATTATAATTCATGCAAAATATACGATTTGCCTGTTTTCTCCGGAAAACCTGAAGAATGGCCATTATTTTATGCAAACTTTAAAGATAGCACCAATGAATTTGATTATAGTTATCGCCATAATTTAATGCGTCTGCAAAAATGCCTTGTTGGTGATGCAAAAGAAGCCGTTGCATCGTTGCTAATTTATCCGAAAGATGTACCAAAGGTAATAGAAGAATTAGAGTTTCGTTTTGGTAGACCTGATCTTCTTGTACGTTCCCAATTACAAATGATTCAACAATTTCCTTCTGTGAGTGCCAAAAGATTAGATCAAATTATTACCTTCGCCACTAAGGTGAGAAATGTAGTAGCATTTCTTAATTCTGCCAACTGCTCCCATCATCTTCTCAATTCTACATTATTGGAGGAACTGGTATCAAAATTGCCCCTCGATAAGCAATATGAGTGGGCCAGGTCAAGTATGTCAATTAAACCGTATCCTACAGTTGCAGATTTCTCCAATTGGGTTGGAGAATTAGCTAAAGTCATAAGTGTTATGGGAGTTAATGTTCCCCATGCTAATCAAACCCGTCCTTTGATGCTGATTGAACatcagaaacaaaaacaaaatctaaagtGTTACTTATGTAATGGTCAACATGCTATATATAAATGCCAAAAATTTACTGAGGAGTTACCAATTAGTGTCCGTTGGGATAAGGTTAAAGAGTTGAAGCTAtgtttttgctgtttaaaaaaAGGTCATGGTTCCTCGAACTGCCGTTTTAAGAAAGCATGTGGAATAAATAATTGTAAGCGTCCGCATCATCCAACATTACATGAAGACAAGCCAGTTCCATCTTCTGCAGTTGAAGAAACTCAGCCTCTTCTCAACTGCAGAAGTCATCACATAGAGGcaagtaaattatttaaaataataccaATTAAGATATTTGGTCCTGTCTCTTGCTTTAAGGGTTTTGCCATATTTGATGAAGGGTCGTCAATTTCTCTGATGGATGAAAATATTTCTAAGCAGCTGGGCCTCAAAGGTCAGCCATCTCAATTAACTCTTCAATGGTATGGAGACAATGTTATCACTGAGAAATCGTATAAAGTCAGTTGTGAAATTGAAGGTGTTTCTGAACCTAAAATTCGTTTTTCCCTGAAGAATGTATACACTGTGGGCAAGTTGAATTTACCCATGCAGTCTTTCAGGAAGAGTTCCTGTCctcatttaaaagaaattccTATAGATGATTATGAAAACGCCATCCCTGTTTTATTACTTGGTTTGGATAATATTCACTTGGCTATTCCTACAGCTATAAAAGAAGCTGGGGAATCAAATCCAATTGCCGTTAAAACAAAACTTGGTTGGGTGGCATATGGTCCTACAAGTATGACATCATCTCGAAGTCCAACAGTTCTACATATACACCAGACAAATGAGTTGCAAGAAATTCACGATATGGTTGGAGAATATTTTGCCACAGAAAATTTTGGTACCAATGCTAATACGAAACTTCTACTTTCTGACGAAGATCAAATCGGTCGTAGTATTATGGAAAATACAATTAAGCGTGTCGGTGAACGATTTGAGATTGGTTTACTGTGGAAAAAGTATCCGCCTGAACTTCCACCAAGTTACACTATGGCCCAGAAGAGATTATACACTATTGAGAAGAAAATGCAACAAGATAAAAAGTTCGCTCAAAAATATATTGCAGAAATTGAGAAATACCTTCAAAAAGGTTATGCCCGTATGTTATCAACTGAAGAAATTGCTAATAAAGAGTACCCAATTTGGTATTTACCGCACTTTGGCGTGGTCAACCCCCACAAACCAGAAAAACTTCGGGTTGTATTTGATGCAGCAGCTAAAACCGCAGATATATCTTTAAATTCCTCGTTAGTAAGAGGACCTGAACAAACAAAGCCATTACTTAGCATTCTTCTCAAGTTTCGTGAAGGAGTCATTGCCGTTGCAGCTGATATCAGAGAGATGTTCTCGCAAGTCATAATTCGTGAAGAAGATCAACATGCTCAACGATTTCTTTGGCGAAATGGAGATGTTAATAAACCAATTCAACAATACGCAATGGTCTCGATGACGTTTGGAGCTGTTTGTTCACCTTGTTGTGCTGAATTTGTGAAAAATCAAAACGCCAAAGAATTTTCACATATGTTTCCTGAAGCTGTAGATGCCATTATTGATAAACATTATGTGGATGATTTCGTATGCAGTTTTGATAATGAAGATTATGCTATACGTTTGTGTAAAGAAGTTGTTCAAATTCACTCAAAAGCTGGTTTTGAATTACGTGGCTTTGTATCCAACTGTAAGAATTTAGAAACTGCAATGAATCCTGTTACATGTAATGAACTAAATGAAGTTAGCATGGAAAAGCAAGCTACTACTGATAAAATTCTGGGAATGTTTTGGAATAAACACGATGAtacttttgaatttaaaacaaagtttttaaatcTTAATCCTGATGTATATAATGGTGTACGGGTTCCTACCAAAAGAGAAATGCTCAAGATTGCGATGGCAGTTTTCGACCCATTTGGTTTAATTGCAGACTTTCTCCTCCATTCGAAGTTATTGGTGCAGACTTGCTGGAAAGCAAATATTGGTTGGGATGATCCAATCCcggaaattttacacaaaaaattcaaTGCTTGGTGGGATGAATTTAAAGAAGTTAGGAACTTCAAAATACCACGATGTTTATCTCCTATATTGCACAAATCATTAAATATTCAACTTCACGTTTTTGTCGATGCCAGCCAAGATGCCTTTGCAGCTGTGTGTTATTTGAGAATTCTCCATGAATCTGTAATTAATGTTTCTTTCATAATTGGAAAAATTCGATGCGCCCCCAAAAAGTTGATGAGTATTCCACGGCTGGAATTGCAAGCTGCCGTGTTAGGAGTACGTTTAAGCAAAGTCGTAACAGAAG AGCGCCGTTTTAAAGCATTTGTAAGCCACAGAGTTGCTGAAATTCTAGAGAATTCTTTACCCACACAATGGAAATGGATCCCAACAAACCTTAATGCTGCAGATGCTGGTACACGACCGAAGTATCCtccaaaatttattcaaaatagttTGTGGATAACAGGACCTGCATTTTTATATGAAGAAGAATCTTGTTGGCCTAATAATGAAGTCGAATGTCCAGATTTGTTACAAGATGAAGTAAAGCCATGTTTATTCGCtacaactaataataataatacagttATTCAGTTCTCTCGATTTTCATCATATACTAAATTAAAGAGATGTGTAGCTTGGGTTCTTCGTTTCATAAAAAGTATTCACTCGACCGATGATTTAAGAGCAGATGAAATAACATCCGCAGATATTATTATATGCCGTTTGGTACAAAGCGAGTGTTATCAAAACGAGTTAAAGTATCTCCAAAAGTTGCAGGCTGTGCCTAAATCTAGTACAATACATTCCTTGGTTCCTTACTTGGATGAAAATTCATTACTCAGAGTTAATGGACGTTTAGATGAAGCATTTTTACCTCTGAATGCAAGAAGGCCAATTATTTTACCTCAAAAGCATTATGTTTCGGAACTTATAATGATGCACTATCATATAAAAAACCATCATCAGAATATGTCGGTAACTATTAACGAGCTACGTCAAAGATATTGGATACCTCATATAAAATCtgtatttaaaaaagttgttaagAAATGTTACGTTTGTAAATATGATAATGCCAAACCCACGCAACCATTAATGGGAACGTTGCCACCAGATCGTGTTACTCCATTCACACGACCATTCTCTTACACTGGAGTTGATTTATTTGGTCCATTTAATGTTGCTATTGGCCGACGTAAAGAAAAACGTTGGGCCGTAATATTTCCATGCTTAACTACAAGAGGAGCACATATTGAATTAGCAGAAAATCTTTCCGCAGAAGCATTTATTTTGTGCTTTAGGAACTTTGTAAATCGACGTGGAACGCCTGTTAGAATTCGCAGCGATAATGGCACGAATTTTATTGCATctcaaaagcttttaaaaaaagaagtaaGACTCCTAAATATTGATGAAATTACGAAAGAAGCAACCAAACATAATATTGAATGGATTTTCAATTGTCCAGCTAATCCAAGTTCTGGTGGTTGTTGGGAAAGGCTTATAAGGATAGTTAAACGCTTATTACTGAAAACGTTGAGGGATTCCACGCCACGTCTTGAGACACTACGAAGTGTTCTTATTGAAGccgaaaatattataaattcccGTCCATTGACAGAAATTCCAGTTTCATCTGAAGATGCTGAGCCCATTACGCCTAACCACTTCCTACTAGGTTGTCTTAACACAACGCAAACTCCAATTACTAACGAAGAAAACATATGTCTACGAAAACAATGGAGGATTGCTCAAAACTTGAAGGACCGATTGTGGAAAAGATGGGTAACTGAATTCCTTCCTCAACTAATGCAAAGACCAAAGTGGAAAAATGCTGTTAGCCCTATACAAATAGATGATATTGTTTTAATCCTTGATTCAAGTCAACCAAGACACCAGTGGCTCAAGGGCcgtgtattaaaaacttatcCTTCCAAAGATGGTCAAGTACGCTTTGCCGACATCAAAACCAAAAATGGAGTTACTCGTCGACCAGCCACAAAATTAGCTGTTTTGAATTTGTCAAGTGGTGAACCAATAGCTGGTTCACGAAGGGGGGAATGTTAG